Part of the Imperialibacter roseus genome, AAAGCGTTTTCAGCAGTGAGCGCTGAGCTACTAAAGCAGGCACAGGTCATTGCAGGTGCAAAGGAGGTTGAAAAGCAAAGAGCTGGCCTTGCTGCACTTTCGCAGCAACTGTGGCCATTGGTCAAAGGATCTGACGCAATAGGCAGAACGGTTTTCTATGACTACTGTCCCATGAAACAGAGCTATTGGCTAAGCGCAGAGGTGGCTATTCGAAATCCATTTTATGGAAGTCAGATGCTTGGTTGTGGCAAAGTGGACGACAAGATCAATGAATAGACTGATGAAGAAACTGCTGTTATTTTTAGCATGTTTGCCAGGGTTTGGGTCGGCATTTACGCAACAGCTGGTGAGGTATGACCTGACCGTCACCGATACGGTGGTAAATTACACCGGCAAGGCAAAAATGGCCATAGCCATCAACGGTCAGCTACCAGCACCGACACTGCATTTTATCGAAGGCGATACAGCTGAAATTCATGTGCATAACAAAATGCACCATGAAACATCCATCCACTGGCATGGCTTGATACTGCCAAACGAGCAAGACGGGGTTCCATACCTCACCACCACGCCGGTCAAGGGCATGAGTACCCATATTTTTCGCTTCCCCATCGTTCAGAGCGGCACTTATTGGTATCATTCGCACACCATGCTGCAGGAGCAACTCGGCATGTATGGGGCTTTCATTATCAGCAAAAGGGAGACTGACCCGATGCAGGAATATACCATGCTGCTCAGCGACTGGAGCAATGAAAACCCCAATCAGATTGAGAGATCCCTGCACAATGCGACCGATTGGTATGCCATAAAAAAGGGAGCCGCCCAGAGTTATTGGGAGGCTGGCAAAGCCCATCACCTGGGCACGAAATTCGGCAACGAATTCAAGCGGATGATGGCCATGGACGTAAGCGACGTGTATTATGAAAGAGTGTTGCTTAATGGGCTTCCAGCCCAGGCGGCCGCTTTTGCCGCAGGTGAACAGGTGAGGCTCAGGATTATCAACGGCAGCGCTTCTACCTACTTCTGGCTGAAATTTTCCGGCGGCAAGATGTCGGTAGTTGCCAACGACGGGGCCGACGTGGTGCCGGTGGAGGTAGACCGATTGATTGTGGGCGTATCAGAAACCTACGACGTAGTCGTCACAATACCTGGTGCTGGAAAATATGAATTCCTTGCCACCTCGGAAGACCGCACCCAAAGCGCCTCTCTTTGGCTGGGTGAGGACAAGGAGGTTCCTGCGGGGGCAATGCCACGGCTCAAGTACTTTGAAGGAATGAAAATGATGAATGACATGATGACCGTAGGTGGCAAAATGGAAGACATGGGCATGAACATGAGTTTGCAGCAAATGGACATGAATACTGTGATGTACCCCGAGATTGTGGACAGCAGCGAGCCTACCGTTACCCTCAACTACAGCATGTTGAAGTCACCTGTGGAAACTACTTTGCCCGATGTGCCCACCCGTGAGCTAAAATTTGAGCTTACTGGCAACATGAATAGGTATGTGTGGTCAATTGATAACAAGACTGTTTCCGAAACAGACAAAATCCTGATCCGGAAAGGTGAAAATGTGCGCATTGTGATCTACAATAATTCAATGATGCGGCATCCAATGCACCTGCATGGCCATTTTTTCAGAACCCTGAACGGGCAAGGCACCTACTCGCCGATGAAAACGGTGTTGGATATTTTGCCTATGGAAACCGACACCATCGAGTTCCATGCGTCTGAAGAGTACGGTGACTGGTACTTTCATTGCCATATTCTTTACCATATGATGTCGGGCATGGGCAGGATATTTTCCTACGAAGGCAGTCCGGCAAATCCTGAGCTAGGCAACCCTAAGAAGGCCCTTCGAAAGGTGTATCATGATGATCGGCGCTTCTATTCCGGCGCAGAAATTAGCCTTGAAAGCAGTGGGAGCGATGGAGAGGTTTGGGTGGCCAATACCCGCTGGTCGCTACAAACGGAGTGGCGGCTTGGGTTCAATCAAACCACAGGGCAAGAATCTGAGAGTCATATTGGGAGGTATATTGGCAGAAACCAATTCTTTATGCCCTATGCCGGTTGGGATGTCCGCAGCAGATCGGTGGAGGGCGATGAGAAAAATATTTTTGGAATTCGCAACACAAAGGATAACAGAAGCGTAATATGCTTTGGCCTGGAATACACGCTGCCCTGGTTTGTAAAAACAGACCTTAGGGTCGACCACACAGGGAATGTTCGCATCCAGTTCGC contains:
- a CDS encoding DUF3347 domain-containing protein, coding for MLFLLGAALSVGSLSAQSGSMNQMLNDYLVVKEALVKGDVKQASTGAGQLVATITTVDLATLSETDKKAFSAVSAELLKQAQVIAGAKEVEKQRAGLAALSQQLWPLVKGSDAIGRTVFYDYCPMKQSYWLSAEVAIRNPFYGSQMLGCGKVDDKINE
- a CDS encoding multicopper oxidase domain-containing protein, which translates into the protein MKKLLLFLACLPGFGSAFTQQLVRYDLTVTDTVVNYTGKAKMAIAINGQLPAPTLHFIEGDTAEIHVHNKMHHETSIHWHGLILPNEQDGVPYLTTTPVKGMSTHIFRFPIVQSGTYWYHSHTMLQEQLGMYGAFIISKRETDPMQEYTMLLSDWSNENPNQIERSLHNATDWYAIKKGAAQSYWEAGKAHHLGTKFGNEFKRMMAMDVSDVYYERVLLNGLPAQAAAFAAGEQVRLRIINGSASTYFWLKFSGGKMSVVANDGADVVPVEVDRLIVGVSETYDVVVTIPGAGKYEFLATSEDRTQSASLWLGEDKEVPAGAMPRLKYFEGMKMMNDMMTVGGKMEDMGMNMSLQQMDMNTVMYPEIVDSSEPTVTLNYSMLKSPVETTLPDVPTRELKFELTGNMNRYVWSIDNKTVSETDKILIRKGENVRIVIYNNSMMRHPMHLHGHFFRTLNGQGTYSPMKTVLDILPMETDTIEFHASEEYGDWYFHCHILYHMMSGMGRIFSYEGSPANPELGNPKKALRKVYHDDRRFYSGAEISLESSGSDGEVWVANTRWSLQTEWRLGFNQTTGQESESHIGRYIGRNQFFMPYAGWDVRSRSVEGDEKNIFGIRNTKDNRSVICFGLEYTLPWFVKTDLRVDHTGNVRIQFAREDIPVSSRVRLWGVWNTDMEYSVGAKYIITKYWSLSTHYDSDMKWGGGLSLTY